A DNA window from Phyllostomus discolor isolate MPI-MPIP mPhyDis1 chromosome X, mPhyDis1.pri.v3, whole genome shotgun sequence contains the following coding sequences:
- the PNMA5 gene encoding paraneoplastic antigen-like protein 5 — MAVTLLEDWCKGMDLDPRKALLIVGIPVECTEDEIKDTVKAGLQPFYPYRVLGIMFRREDNAKAVFIELGDTINYATIPSQIPGKGGAWEVVVKPRNPDEEFINRLSYFLKDEGRRMVDVAKALGYSPPTETKEPQNISPVEPIVLQPLKENMWYRKLKMFSGTAFPSPGEEHFEVWLEHVTEMMQMWQVSEVEKRRRLLESLHGPALSIMRVLRVNNDSLTVEQCLDALKQIFGNKEDYRTSQFKFLQTCQKSGEKMSVFLVRLEPLLQKAVQHSPLSMKSADMIRLKHVLARANVTNSLRGKLELLDQRGCPPTFLELMKLIRDEEEWETSMAVTKQMQRPVGRGHKISSRQVLEETSDPITPQVIAPVFCESSTQTIQKGIALSLKHKQLSCHSNGEEGLNQATCPKVENITPPKQSPHLEAEESGNEAGAGAVSHPKP, encoded by the coding sequence ATGGCCGTGACACTGTTAGAGGATTGGTGCAAGGGGATGGACCTGGACCCCCGGAAAGCCCTGCTGATTGTGGGGATCCCTGTGGAGTGTACTGAGGATGAAATTAAAGATACTGTGAAAGCAGGCTTACAGCCCTTTTACCCATACAGGGTTCTGGGCATAATGTTTAGACGGGAAGACAATGCTAAGGCAGTCTTCATTGAATTGGGTGACACCATCAATTATGCTACAATACCCAGTCAGATACCAGGAAAGGGAGGTGCCTGGGAAGTGGTGGTAAAACCCCGTAACCCAGATGAGGAATTCATCAATAGATTGAGCTACTTCCTGAAGGATGAGGGCCGGAGGATGGTAGATGTGGCCAAAGCCCTGGGGTATAGCCCTCCCACTGAGACCAAGGAACCACAGAATATTTCCCCAGTTGAACCAATAGTTTTGCAGCCTCTGAAAGAAAACATGTGGTACCGAAAACTCAAAATGTTTTCAGGAACTGCCTTCCCAAGCCCAGGTGAAGAGCACTTTGAAGTCTGGCTGGAGCATGTCACTGAGATGATGCAAATGTGGCAAGTGTCTGAAGTGGAGAAGAGAAGGCGTTTGCTGGAGAGCCTGCACGGCCCAGCTCTGTCCATCATGCGGGTGCTCCGGGTCAACAATGACTCTCTGACTGTGGAGCAATGCCTGGATGCCCTGAAGCAGATCTTTGGGAATAAAGAGGACTATAGAACCTCACAGTTTAAGTTCCTCCAGACCTGTCAGAAGAGTGGAGAGAAAATGTCTGTGTTTTTGGTGCGGTTAGAGCCCCTGCTGCAGAAAGCCGTGCAGCACAGTCCCTTGTCAATGAAAAGTGCAGATATGATTCGCCTGAAACATGTCCTAGCTCGGGCCAACGTGACCAACAGCCTCCGGGGCAAGCTTGAGCTCCTGGATCAGCGAGGGTGTCCTCCCACTTTTCTGGAATTAATGAAGCTCATTCGAGATGAAGAAGAGTGGGAGACCAGCATGGCAGTGACAAAGCAGATGCAAAGGCCTGTAGGAAGGGGCCACAAGATCTCCAGCAGACAAGTATTAGAAGAAACCAGTGATCCTATCACACCTCAGGTCATCGCACCAGTATTTTGTGAGAGCAGCACTCAGACCATTCAGAAAGGAATTGCCTTGTCATTGAAGCACAAGCAACTGTCCTGCCACTCTAATGGAGAGGAAGGCCTCAACCAGGCCACATGCCCTAAGGTTGAAAACATAACACCACCAAAGCAGAGCCCTCACCTTGAAGCAGAAGAGTCGGGAAacgaggcaggggctggggccgtgAGCCATCCCAAGCCCTAG